A single window of Malus sylvestris chromosome 5, drMalSylv7.2, whole genome shotgun sequence DNA harbors:
- the LOC126620758 gene encoding uncharacterized protein LOC126620758 isoform X2, whose translation MKQMESAWIQSAMEQEDKQPLKKDKVPPQEEGEATEAQALPAKSGGGWGGWGFSSVFSDLQKAAEEISRNAAVAAQTAAKSLADMQAAEDSEESSKDEERDSEKESQDGTESRDEHEKQRKAALDKLEKASQDSLFGQGLKVLDSSVENFATGAWQALGNALKGGTDLVHKIENSAVNLGGSVQQGGADGSTAPSLLETGKAFTSRGMQVLELVGKETLDLLITETGIEVNKNSTLSEKETGEDQLYEEVGFDRCFYIYGGPEQLEELEALSSHNALLFSRRKGKLSSEQKFVYDGKLKEVQQIFSLDIKLDGSGAESDKGKKKETGDDGNTDEMKTLHDSSVSKAADMAAGFTSALAGQAVNDIIQRTTGRLESLHSEGVHRLSELCCSAVSQLLILGKSIISSANKTQVEDVDADLENIDWPEDSVEKAKIIRSKAQAMTGYVEAVSSSFVTG comes from the exons ATGAAGCAGATGGAGAG CGCGTGGATTCAATCGGCAATGGAGCAAGAAGACAAACAGCCGCTCAAGAAGGACAAAGTTCCTCCAcaggaagaaggagaagcaaCTGAAGCGCAAGCGTTGCCGGCGAAAAGTGGCGGAGGATGGGGAGGTTGGGGCTTTTCTTCCGTCTTCTCAGATCTCCAGAAAGCTGCCGAAGAGATCTCTCGGAAT GCGGCTGTGGCTGCTCAGACAGCAGCGAAGAGCCTTGCCGACATGCAAGCTGCTGAGGACTCAGAAGAATCTTCCAAGGACGAGGAAAGGGATTCTGAAAAGGAAAGCCAAGACGGCACTGAGAGCCGAGATGAGCATGAAAAGCAAAGAAAGGCTGCTCTTGATAAATTGGAGAAAGCTAGTCAGGATTCGCTTTTTGGTCAG GGTTTGAAGGTGCTTGATAGTTCTGTGGAGAATTTTGCTACAGGAGCATGGCAAGCATTAGGAAATGCGTTGAAAGGGGGTACCGATCTAGTGCACAA GATTGAGAATTCTGCTGTGAACCTTGGGGGATCTGTCCAGCAAGGTGGGGCTGATGGTTCTACTGCACCATCCTTACTAGAG ACTGGAAAAGCTTTTACATCAAGGGGAATGCAAGTGCTTGAGCTTGTAGGAAAGGAAACTTTGGATCTACTGATCACAGAGACTGGTATAGAAGTCAACAAGAATTCTACACTTTCTGAAAAGGAAACCGGAGAGGATCAGTTATATGAGGAAGTGGGATTTGATCGATGCTTCTACATATATGGAGGTCCAGAACAGTTGGAG GAACTGGAGGCTTTGTCCAGCCATAATGCACTATTATTTAGTCGGAGAAAAGGCAAATTGTCATCAGAACAGAAGTTTGTTTATGATGGAAAGCTTAAAGAGGTGCAACAGATTTTCAGTCTGGATATTAAGTTGGATGGAAGTGGTGCAGAGTCGGACAAAGGCAAAAAGAAAGAGACCGGAGATGATGGAAATACCGATGAGATGAAAACTCTTCATGATTCAAGCGTCAGTAAGGCTGCTGATATGGCGGCTGG GTTCACAAGTGCCTTGGCAGGACAAGCTGTTAACGATATAATTCAAAGAACCACTGGAAGATTAGAGAGTCTTCACTCAGAGGGGGTTCAT AGACTGTCTGAATTGTGCTGTTCTGCTGTATCTCAACTGCTGATTCTTGGTAAATCCATCATATCTAGTGCAAACAAAACTCAGGTAGAAGATGTGGATGCTGATCTGGAGAATATTGATTGGCCTGAAGATTCTGTTGAGAAAGCAAAGATAATCAGATCAAAAGCACAAGCAATGACAGGATACGTGGAGGCAGTGTCTAGTAGTTTCGTCACAGGTTGA
- the LOC126620758 gene encoding uncharacterized protein LOC126620758 isoform X1, whose protein sequence is MKQMESAWIQSAMEQEDKQPLKKDKVPPQEEGEATEAQALPAKSGGGWGGWGFSSVFSDLQKAAEEISRNAAVAAQTAAKSLADMQAAEDSEESSKDEERDSEKESQDGTESRDEHEKQRKAALDKLEKASQDSLFGQGLKVLDSSVENFATGAWQALGNALKGGTDLVHKIENSAVNLGGSVQQGGADGSTAPSLLETGKAFTSRGMQVLELVGKETLDLLITETGIEVNKNSTLSEKETGEDQLYEEVGFDRCFYIYGGPEQLEELEALSSHNALLFSRRKGKLSSEQKFVYDGKLKEVQQIFSLDIKLDGSGAESDKGKKKETGDDGNTDEMKTLHDSSVSKAADMAAGFTSALAGQAVNDIIQRTTGRLESLHSEGVHRLSELCCSAVSQLLILGKSIISSANKTQVEDVDADLENIDWPEDSVEKAKIIRSKAQAMTGYVEAVSSSFVTGMSDVAEAYLAAIRGASEESLEELSQTSIQEKASTFSKHLHDDQTTALSKIQDGLHYLSYVVISTSMPAA, encoded by the exons ATGAAGCAGATGGAGAG CGCGTGGATTCAATCGGCAATGGAGCAAGAAGACAAACAGCCGCTCAAGAAGGACAAAGTTCCTCCAcaggaagaaggagaagcaaCTGAAGCGCAAGCGTTGCCGGCGAAAAGTGGCGGAGGATGGGGAGGTTGGGGCTTTTCTTCCGTCTTCTCAGATCTCCAGAAAGCTGCCGAAGAGATCTCTCGGAAT GCGGCTGTGGCTGCTCAGACAGCAGCGAAGAGCCTTGCCGACATGCAAGCTGCTGAGGACTCAGAAGAATCTTCCAAGGACGAGGAAAGGGATTCTGAAAAGGAAAGCCAAGACGGCACTGAGAGCCGAGATGAGCATGAAAAGCAAAGAAAGGCTGCTCTTGATAAATTGGAGAAAGCTAGTCAGGATTCGCTTTTTGGTCAG GGTTTGAAGGTGCTTGATAGTTCTGTGGAGAATTTTGCTACAGGAGCATGGCAAGCATTAGGAAATGCGTTGAAAGGGGGTACCGATCTAGTGCACAA GATTGAGAATTCTGCTGTGAACCTTGGGGGATCTGTCCAGCAAGGTGGGGCTGATGGTTCTACTGCACCATCCTTACTAGAG ACTGGAAAAGCTTTTACATCAAGGGGAATGCAAGTGCTTGAGCTTGTAGGAAAGGAAACTTTGGATCTACTGATCACAGAGACTGGTATAGAAGTCAACAAGAATTCTACACTTTCTGAAAAGGAAACCGGAGAGGATCAGTTATATGAGGAAGTGGGATTTGATCGATGCTTCTACATATATGGAGGTCCAGAACAGTTGGAG GAACTGGAGGCTTTGTCCAGCCATAATGCACTATTATTTAGTCGGAGAAAAGGCAAATTGTCATCAGAACAGAAGTTTGTTTATGATGGAAAGCTTAAAGAGGTGCAACAGATTTTCAGTCTGGATATTAAGTTGGATGGAAGTGGTGCAGAGTCGGACAAAGGCAAAAAGAAAGAGACCGGAGATGATGGAAATACCGATGAGATGAAAACTCTTCATGATTCAAGCGTCAGTAAGGCTGCTGATATGGCGGCTGG GTTCACAAGTGCCTTGGCAGGACAAGCTGTTAACGATATAATTCAAAGAACCACTGGAAGATTAGAGAGTCTTCACTCAGAGGGGGTTCAT AGACTGTCTGAATTGTGCTGTTCTGCTGTATCTCAACTGCTGATTCTTGGTAAATCCATCATATCTAGTGCAAACAAAACTCAGGTAGAAGATGTGGATGCTGATCTGGAGAATATTGATTGGCCTGAAGATTCTGTTGAGAAAGCAAAGATAATCAGATCAAAAGCACAAGCAATGACAGGATACGTGGAGGCAGTGTCTAGTAGTTTCGTCACAG GTATGTCTGATGTTGCCGAAGCTTATCTAGCAGCCATAAGGGGCGCTTCTGAGGAATCCCTGGAAGAGCTCTCACAGACATCGATCCAAGAAAAAGCAAGTACTTTCTCTAAACATCTCCATGATGACCAGACCACAGCTTTGAGCAAAATCCAGGATGGGCTACACTACTTGTCGTACGTTGTCATTTCGACCTCTATGCCTGCAGCATGA